The Labrus mixtus chromosome 21, fLabMix1.1, whole genome shotgun sequence nucleotide sequence gctaggccatccgtGCCCCAGGAAAcccctttttctttctatttttattgGCAAGATGCAGCCGCATCCAAATGCAGTTGTCAAGGGTAGTCTCAATACTGGTTTTCATCTTACAAAGTCAGGAACTTCTGCTTTGTCAAACACTTTAGTGCTTCATTCAAATGCACATGGATTTTTGTTTCATACAGACAAACATATGAGCCCCCGTTTATTACCTTCAAACACAGTTAAACCGTCTGTTTTGTTATCTTTaggcaaaaaatatatatataaaataaaataaatatatattaccacatttttttaattagattttagCTGGATGATATTCAGCCTAGAAGTTTGCTGAGTTAATGTTTACAGTTATGTCAGAAGAATagagactgggggggggggggagtatttGGGATAGTTACTGACTTGTTTCGCAGTGTGGTCCTTCGAATCCTTGGCACTGACAGCGGAAACTTCCACCAGTTAGGATGCAGATCCCATCGTTCATACATGGGTTGGGTTTGCAGAGGTTAACTGGCTTCTTCACCTCTGATAGAAAGACCAAAAAACAGCTCATTATTgcataataaagaaaacaaacagataatgtAAAGGAGAATCTATTTATGAGTTTACACCAGTTTAAGTGTAAGGatataaaaggaaaaaaggtaCAGAATAGATTGCAGATAATGTTTTGTTACTTATCTACTCTACTAACGTGCTCCCCCCCTTGGAGACTTGGAGAGTTTTTCCCTACActctcacctgaacacaacatctGCACCAGCACATCCTCAAAATACTTCAGGTCCTCGTAAGACGGAACAGTGATCATGTGTTCCTCTGAGCCAGCGATCTGCAGCAGCCTCTCTTTCTGCACATCTCCGATACCGATTACAAACAAAGACACTCCGTTGTCTCTGATCTTCTGAGCCGGGACCAAAGCGTCATCCCCGCCAGACCCGTCCGTCACAACCACCACTGCCTTGTTGACCCCAGGCCGAGAGCCTTTAGCCACCGTGAGGACGTTGGAGTGGATATGAAGCAACGCTGTGCCCGTTGAAGCCACCCCGCCCATGTAGTTGGCGTCGACCACAGCCTTGAGGACGGCGGAGCCGCTGTCGTGGGTGTCCAGGTTGAAGACGGTGGTGGCTCTCCGACCGTAAGTCACGAGAGCTACCTGAGCCACGTCCCGGTTGATGTCGAACTGAACGGTGAGGCTGCGCACAAAGTCCCGAAGGGTGACAAAGTTATCGTGGCTGACGCCTGCTGAAGCATCCAGAGCAAAGACCAGGTCTACGGCTTGGCCCAGACACCctggacaacaacaaaaaatgaatcatgTAGTAATGAATTTGCAATTTACACAGTTTAAACCAAAAATGTATCAATTTCATTGCATTGAATCATTttattcctttgtttttctttgtgtttgtttgcatctccagtttgtatgtgtttatttttttattttttttatgttaacattttattttgtattatttgtttctATAATACAGAAATGGCATGCTACATCTCAGTAACTTCAAAACTAAATTTCGAATAGTTTCTTTTTGGATTAGGGCTGATAGAAtcataataaaaagtatttgaCATAATATTATAATATCAAGACTCTGTTCTCTGATCTACTTTTGTGCCAGAAAAGGATAATgttcaaacatatttttcataCATATTAATTAACTTGTTGAGTCAGTACCTTGGGTGTCCACACTGCAGATCTTCGCCTTCAGTTCTGGGATTTTAGCACTGAACTCAGCAGCCGAGTAGGTGATCGTCCTCTGAGGATTTCCTGTGATGTTATTGAGCTGTCCCTTTAACAAGTCTGGACCCATCCCGATCAGGAAGATCTCTCTGTCTCGGGCATATTTTGAAGGCTCCACCACATCATCAACGGCAGGGGTGGCGCTGAGCAGCACCACCACGCGGGGCAGATCGTCTGTGACATCAGCGAACACTGGCGCACTAACAAAGCCGTTGCGAGTGACGTAGCGGAGGGCCTGGCCTGTCAGGGTCTCTCCTCCGATCGGCTGAAGCGCCTCCAAAGCCTTCAGCATACCCTTCAGGTCTCCTTTAAACTTTCCCACATGGGCCTCGACTCTGGTTTCTCCACCGAACACGGCCAGGCCGACTTTACTGGGGCTGTCGGATCCGACCACAGTCTGCAGGAAGCGCTTTAAGAAGGACTTGAGGCGGAGGAAACCCTCCAAGGTGAGCTTGTTGGAGCCCTCAACCAGGAAGAGCAAGTCAACTGAGCAgtccagagacagagcaggagctgaggggaggggggcggagGATGTAGTCAGTTTAGACTGAGATAGCATGCAGACAGTCGGGCGATTCAAGTTACGATTAAGTGTAAAAAGAGGCACAGACCACAGTGTGGGTCTCCTCCGTAGCCAGGTGGACACACGCAGCGATAATCCTCTGGACCTTCTGATACACACGTTCCACCGTTTAGGCAAGGCTGAGAGTCACACGGCTCTACAGAGcagcgcagagagagagaattgcTTAAATTAAGCTGGACAAATGCATGTAAACAGGCACATACAATAACACAGATCATCTGACATGTGAAGTAATAGTGATGTCACCTGGACAGATGGTCCGATGACAAACTGTCAGGTGTCTCTTGTACACCTTGTTGTAcctgcaagaaaagaaaaaagacctGAGTCAGTCCCTTTTTGGAGAAAAGGTGGAGCCTGACCCACAATGTCATCAGcgtctttctttattttaaacagctttCTTTGGCTTCTTCAATATCCCAAGAAACTCATGATGCTTTCTGAGACACTTCAAATGTGAAGTcatagattttaaa carries:
- the vwa2 gene encoding von Willebrand factor A domain-containing protein 2; this encodes MHPLIHLSLLVPLLLLQVQQVTSVQEIHTSHENILKINSAGEMMQCSAAMDILFLMDGSYSMGKGSFERSKHYAIKLCQALDIAPDKVRVGLIQFGSTPRLEFALDSYTTKQELKKHMKKVSYRGGSTQTSLALKYILRKGFPGGRNSSSAAQVAILLSDGKSQGNAVHAAAQLKETGVVLFAVGLRYPRWEELHAIASEPIESHVFFAEHFYDAINGLYTTLSTFSVCNATPSGCHVEVFPCERKTLETVKELLGNYMCWKGAKGYSPYTSLCPHYRYNKVYKRHLTVCHRTICPEPCDSQPCLNGGTCVSEGPEDYRCVCPPGYGGDPHCAPALSLDCSVDLLFLVEGSNKLTLEGFLRLKSFLKRFLQTVVGSDSPSKVGLAVFGGETRVEAHVGKFKGDLKGMLKALEALQPIGGETLTGQALRYVTRNGFVSAPVFADVTDDLPRVVVLLSATPAVDDVVEPSKYARDREIFLIGMGPDLLKGQLNNITGNPQRTITYSAAEFSAKIPELKAKICSVDTQGCLGQAVDLVFALDASAGVSHDNFVTLRDFVRSLTVQFDINRDVAQVALVTYGRRATTVFNLDTHDSGSAVLKAVVDANYMGGVASTGTALLHIHSNVLTVAKGSRPGVNKAVVVVTDGSGGDDALVPAQKIRDNGVSLFVIGIGDVQKERLLQIAGSEEHMITVPSYEDLKYFEDVLVQMLCSEVKKPVNLCKPNPCMNDGICILTGGSFRCQCQGFEGPHCETRSSRPSTRGDRPRPAGLKKKSRQKKSHQELLHHYKLHRRRHTA